The genomic region TCATCCCTCTTGCCCATGCCTTTTATGAACTCGGTATTGAGCCTCGTGCCTATGCGCGGGGGCGGCTCAATATGCCCGGGCTCTATCTCGATGACCTCCTGGACCGAGTCCGCGAGAGCCCCGATTACGAGCTTTTCGCCGTCAAGGCTTATCTCGACGATTATTATGCAGGTGTTGACCGTCTGCTCCGTACGGCTCATGCCGAACTTCAGGCGCATGTCGACTACCGGC from Deltaproteobacteria bacterium harbors:
- a CDS encoding chemotaxis protein CheW, which codes for PVVDMRLKFGMSRTEQTVNTCIIIVEISLDGEKLVIGALADSVQEVIEIEPGHIEPPPRIGTRLNTEFIKGMGKRDEQFIIILEINRIFSSDELALAGDMREAS